A single genomic interval of Candidatus Bathyarchaeum sp. harbors:
- a CDS encoding class II aldolase/adducin family protein, which translates to MPEGRIRFDTIFVSAKIPENKKMGELTKWCELFQTLGLTPDFEGKCTGNLSFRSNDGFVITASGLETKENLCGDCFVHVKYFDEQNNTVFVEGKRSPSSEAMMHFLIYHERKDVRAIFHGHNSSILMNANKLGLPVTEIEQDFGSIELAKEALKALGESNFVVLRNHGFVSVGKTMEEAGKLALSVLKQSDQLDA; encoded by the coding sequence ATGCCCGAAGGCCGAATACGCTTTGATACTATTTTTGTTTCCGCCAAAATTCCCGAAAACAAGAAAATGGGTGAGCTTACTAAATGGTGTGAGCTGTTTCAAACTTTGGGTTTAACTCCTGATTTTGAGGGAAAGTGTACCGGTAACTTGAGTTTTCGGTCAAATGATGGTTTTGTAATTACGGCTTCTGGTTTGGAGACTAAAGAGAATCTGTGTGGAGATTGTTTTGTTCACGTGAAATATTTTGATGAGCAAAACAATACAGTGTTTGTTGAAGGAAAACGGTCTCCATCTTCAGAGGCTATGATGCATTTTTTGATTTATCATGAACGAAAAGATGTGAGGGCGATTTTTCATGGCCATAATAGCTCGATTTTGATGAATGCTAACAAGTTGGGTTTGCCTGTAACCGAAATTGAACAGGATTTTGGTTCAATTGAATTAGCCAAAGAGGCACTAAAAGCGTTAGGTGAGAGCAACTTTGTTGTTTTGAGGAATCACGGTTTTGTTTCTGTGGGTAAAACTATGGAAGAAGCTGGTAAGTTGGCGTTATCTGTTTTGAAGCAAAGTGACCAACTTGATGCCTGA